One Streptomyces coeruleorubidus DNA segment encodes these proteins:
- a CDS encoding pyridoxamine 5'-phosphate oxidase family protein: protein MGKTYACIEGRLRSFIEAQPVFFTATAPLSADGTVNLSPKGLKGSFAVLDDHTVAYLDFAGSNAETIAHLRENGRITLMWCAFQGPPNIVRVHGRGEPVFRDDPRFGELLGHFPDIDPAQHGLRAIIVVTAELVRDTCGYAVPFMAYEADRDLHGKRFAREDDASLSAYFTKKEHIATSLDGLPGLPLPLPPSTV from the coding sequence ATGGGAAAGACTTATGCATGCATAGAAGGCCGGCTCCGCTCGTTCATCGAGGCGCAGCCGGTCTTCTTCACCGCCACCGCTCCCCTGTCCGCCGACGGCACGGTCAACCTCTCCCCCAAGGGCCTCAAGGGCTCCTTCGCGGTGCTCGACGACCACACCGTGGCCTACCTCGACTTCGCGGGCTCCAACGCCGAGACCATCGCCCATCTGCGGGAGAACGGGCGGATCACCCTGATGTGGTGCGCCTTCCAGGGCCCGCCGAACATCGTCCGTGTGCACGGCCGCGGTGAGCCGGTCTTCCGCGACGACCCCCGTTTCGGGGAGCTGCTCGGCCACTTCCCGGACATCGACCCGGCACAGCACGGACTGCGCGCGATCATCGTCGTCACGGCCGAACTCGTCCGGGACACCTGCGGCTACGCCGTGCCCTTCATGGCGTACGAGGCGGACCGCGACCTGCACGGCAAGCGTTTCGCACGCGAGGACGACGCGTCGCTCAGCGCCTACTTCACCAAGAAGGAGCACATCGCGACGAGCCTGGACGGACTACCCGGGCTGCCGTTGCCACTGCCTCCCTCTACGGTCTGA
- a CDS encoding L,D-transpeptidase family protein, with amino-acid sequence MRPGAVALAVSSLVVLGAGAHAPSPALPARMTDTGGGTQLITAVAPGTASTTGTVTWWDLRDGRWVKAGSAPARFGANGLVEGASRKQGTNTTPTGLYGLPYAFGIKAAPRGTAYKYRRVHRDSWWCQDNDSRSYNRWTEPRAADCRAAESEHLITYGEPYAHALVIGFNYERPVRGRGAGIFLHVDGRGATAGCVSVPKDAMRRILTWADPAKRPHIAVGTASGATAVTRY; translated from the coding sequence ATGCGCCCCGGTGCCGTCGCCCTAGCCGTCTCCTCCCTCGTCGTGCTCGGCGCCGGGGCGCATGCCCCCTCGCCTGCGCTGCCGGCCCGGATGACGGACACCGGCGGCGGCACCCAGCTGATCACCGCGGTGGCCCCGGGGACGGCCTCGACGACGGGCACGGTCACCTGGTGGGACCTCAGGGACGGGCGGTGGGTGAAGGCGGGTTCCGCGCCCGCGCGCTTCGGAGCGAACGGGCTGGTCGAGGGCGCGTCCCGCAAGCAGGGCACGAACACGACACCCACGGGTCTGTACGGCCTGCCGTACGCCTTCGGCATCAAGGCGGCGCCGCGCGGGACGGCGTACAAGTACCGCCGGGTGCACCGGGACTCCTGGTGGTGCCAGGACAACGACTCCCGCTCCTACAACCGCTGGACCGAGCCCCGCGCGGCCGACTGCCGGGCCGCCGAGTCCGAGCACCTGATCACGTACGGGGAGCCGTACGCGCACGCGCTCGTCATCGGCTTCAACTACGAGCGCCCCGTGCGGGGACGCGGCGCGGGAATCTTCCTCCATGTCGACGGGCGCGGGGCGACAGCGGGTTGCGTGTCGGTGCCGAAGGACGCGATGCGACGGATCCTCACCTGGGCCGACCCGGCGAAGCGCCCCCACATCGCCGTCGGGACGGCGAGCGGGGCCACCGCCGTCACCCGCTACTAG
- a CDS encoding ferredoxin reductase family protein translates to MTTTLAGGRAARRQTMRRIRPRRSPAVPLLIALWAGAAAVLWLWWDNTPSIADTTGKILAAGRITGLLAGYLMALVVLQMARVPALERRVGTDRVARWHAMTGRYTLCLVITHVFLIMWGYALQAGKGLGDIVQQTTDSINQLPDMGKAAIGTGLLFVIGILSIGGVRRLIGYDTWYHVHLLTYAAVYLTFWHQITTGNEFAVEPAAKTFWYGLYGAVTALVLWFRILTPIRLNLRHRMRVEAVIEETPGIVSVLIGGRKLHRMGAEAGQFFRWRFKAPGMRFSSHPYSLSAAPRPDMLRITVKAIGDHTSRLRELKPGTKVWAEGPYGAMTAQRRSRGKVLLVAGGVGITPMRALFETLPGASGDITLLYRANSTQDLALWGELAKIADERGARLMYAVNSPDGERPDISAESLRRKIPDIDDHDVFMCGPPGFAQSVYEALRGAGVPARRIHHESFEM, encoded by the coding sequence GTGACCACCACGCTCGCAGGCGGCCGTGCCGCCCGCCGCCAGACGATGCGCCGCATCCGTCCGCGCCGCTCCCCGGCCGTCCCGCTGCTGATCGCCCTGTGGGCGGGTGCGGCGGCCGTGCTGTGGCTGTGGTGGGACAACACGCCGTCCATCGCGGACACCACCGGCAAGATCCTGGCCGCGGGCCGGATCACCGGTCTGCTCGCCGGCTACCTCATGGCGCTGGTGGTGCTCCAGATGGCCCGGGTGCCCGCGCTGGAACGGCGGGTTGGCACCGACCGGGTCGCGCGCTGGCACGCCATGACCGGCCGCTACACCCTCTGCCTGGTCATCACGCACGTCTTCCTCATCATGTGGGGCTACGCGCTGCAGGCGGGCAAGGGCCTCGGCGACATCGTCCAGCAGACGACGGACTCCATCAACCAGCTGCCGGACATGGGCAAGGCCGCCATCGGCACGGGCCTGCTGTTCGTCATCGGGATCCTCTCGATCGGCGGGGTGCGCCGGCTGATCGGGTACGACACCTGGTACCACGTACACCTGCTCACCTACGCGGCGGTGTACCTGACGTTCTGGCACCAGATCACGACCGGCAACGAGTTCGCCGTCGAGCCCGCCGCCAAGACCTTCTGGTACGGGTTGTACGGCGCGGTGACCGCGCTCGTCCTCTGGTTCCGGATCCTCACCCCGATCCGGTTGAACCTGCGGCACCGGATGCGGGTCGAGGCGGTCATCGAGGAGACCCCGGGCATCGTGTCCGTGCTGATCGGCGGGCGCAAGCTGCACCGGATGGGCGCGGAGGCGGGCCAGTTCTTCCGCTGGCGGTTCAAGGCGCCCGGCATGCGCTTCAGTTCGCACCCTTACTCGCTGTCGGCGGCGCCCCGCCCGGACATGCTGCGGATCACCGTCAAGGCGATCGGTGACCACACCTCCCGGCTGCGCGAGCTCAAGCCCGGCACCAAGGTGTGGGCGGAGGGCCCGTACGGCGCGATGACCGCGCAGCGCCGCAGTCGCGGCAAGGTACTGCTGGTCGCGGGCGGTGTCGGCATCACCCCGATGCGGGCCCTGTTCGAGACCCTGCCGGGCGCGTCCGGCGACATCACGCTGCTCTACCGGGCCAACAGCACCCAGGACCTGGCCCTGTGGGGCGAGCTCGCCAAGATCGCCGACGAGCGCGGTGCCCGGCTGATGTACGCGGTCAACAGCCCCGACGGGGAACGCCCCGACATCTCAGCCGAGTCCCTCCGGCGGAAGATCCCGGACATCGACGACCACGACGTCTTCATGTGCGGGCCGCCCGGCTTCGCGCAGTCGGTGTACGAGGCACTGCGCGGCGCGGGAGTCCCCGCCCGCCGTATCCATCACGAGTCGTTCGAGATGTGA
- a CDS encoding FMN-binding protein, whose product MRKSHPVRRAVLAGAATVSGIVLLLSLKPASDPGSAQAAGGQLPPAAAGQAPQGGVNGAVTGDAAQTQYGAVQVRLTMSGGKITQAEAVQAPKGGRSDQITASSVPRLNQAAVAAQSADIDAVSGATYTSAGYKKSLQSALDKAKASAGGAQGSGNAQTVTGDVAQTQYGPVQVRITVAGGKITNAEAVQAPKGGRSDQITSASVPRLNQAAVAAGSAEIDAVSGATYTSAGYKKSLQSALDKAPAGGGSSQAAGSGGGQARTQTLTGSVAQTQYGPVQVRITVAGGKITNAEAVQAPKGGRSDQITSASVPRLNQAAVAAGNAQIDAVSGATYTSAGYKQSLQSALDQAGG is encoded by the coding sequence ATGAGGAAGTCTCACCCCGTCCGGCGTGCCGTGCTCGCCGGCGCAGCCACCGTCTCCGGGATCGTGCTGCTGCTGTCACTGAAGCCGGCCTCCGACCCGGGCTCCGCCCAGGCCGCGGGCGGCCAGCTCCCGCCCGCGGCCGCCGGGCAGGCTCCGCAGGGCGGCGTGAACGGCGCGGTCACCGGTGACGCGGCGCAGACGCAGTACGGCGCGGTGCAGGTGCGCCTGACCATGAGCGGCGGCAAGATCACTCAGGCCGAGGCGGTCCAGGCCCCCAAGGGCGGCCGCAGCGACCAGATCACCGCCAGCTCCGTGCCGCGCCTCAACCAGGCGGCGGTCGCCGCCCAGAGCGCGGACATCGACGCCGTGTCCGGGGCGACGTACACCAGCGCCGGCTACAAGAAGTCCCTCCAGTCGGCCCTGGACAAGGCCAAGGCCTCGGCCGGCGGCGCGCAGGGCTCGGGCAACGCCCAGACCGTGACCGGCGATGTCGCGCAGACGCAGTACGGCCCGGTCCAGGTCCGTATCACCGTCGCCGGCGGCAAGATCACCAACGCCGAAGCGGTCCAGGCCCCCAAGGGCGGCCGCAGCGACCAGATCACCTCCGCCTCCGTCCCCCGCCTCAACCAGGCAGCGGTCGCGGCGGGGAGCGCTGAGATCGACGCGGTGTCGGGCGCCACGTACACCAGCGCGGGCTACAAGAAGTCGCTCCAGTCCGCCCTGGACAAGGCTCCGGCAGGGGGCGGCTCCTCCCAGGCCGCCGGCTCCGGGGGCGGCCAGGCCCGGACTCAGACGCTCACCGGCAGTGTGGCGCAGACGCAGTACGGCCCGGTCCAGGTCCGTATCACCGTCGCCGGCGGCAAGATCACCAACGCCGAGGCCGTCCAGGCCCCCAAGGGCGGCCGCAGCGACCAGATCACCTCCGCCTCCGTCCCCCGCCTCAACCAAGCGGCGGTCGCGGCCGGCAACGCACAGATCGACGCCGTCTCGGGCGCCACCTACACCAGCGCCGGCTACAAGCAGTCCCTCCAGTCGGCGCTGGACCAGGCCGGTGGCTGA
- a CDS encoding FAD:protein FMN transferase produces the protein MADTVADSAQAPAAVRHAEETMGTVFSFDVRGGEPGAVRAAVDEAVAGLHRVDEVFSTYREDSQISRLQRGELTVEECDPEVAEVLELAAEAERLSDGWFSTSYGGRLDPTGIVKGWSVERAARRLAAVPGVSGVSVNGGGDVQLLGVPGSQRPWRVGISDPLRPGGLAAVISAAGVDELAVATSGTAERGTHIVDPRTGRSAVTDLVAVTVVGPRLTWADCWATAGFAMGSREGLAWLESLPGVEALLITAGDEVRCTGGLAARLG, from the coding sequence GTGGCTGACACGGTGGCCGACTCCGCACAGGCTCCCGCCGCGGTACGTCATGCGGAGGAGACGATGGGGACCGTCTTCTCCTTCGACGTCCGCGGCGGGGAACCCGGCGCCGTGCGCGCGGCGGTCGACGAGGCCGTCGCCGGGCTGCACCGGGTCGACGAGGTGTTCAGCACCTACCGCGAGGACAGCCAGATCTCCCGGTTGCAACGCGGTGAGCTGACGGTCGAGGAGTGTGATCCGGAGGTCGCCGAGGTCCTGGAACTGGCGGCCGAGGCGGAGCGGCTGAGTGACGGCTGGTTCAGCACGTCGTACGGGGGCCGCCTCGATCCGACCGGCATCGTGAAGGGCTGGTCGGTCGAGCGGGCGGCGCGGCGGTTGGCCGCGGTGCCCGGGGTGAGCGGGGTCAGCGTCAACGGCGGCGGCGATGTGCAGTTGCTCGGGGTCCCGGGCTCGCAGCGGCCCTGGCGGGTCGGGATCTCGGATCCCCTGCGGCCGGGCGGTCTCGCGGCGGTGATCTCCGCGGCCGGGGTGGATGAGCTGGCCGTGGCCACGTCCGGGACCGCCGAGCGGGGCACGCATATCGTCGACCCGCGTACGGGGCGTTCGGCCGTGACCGACCTGGTCGCCGTGACCGTGGTGGGGCCTCGGCTGACGTGGGCGGACTGCTGGGCCACGGCGGGGTTTGCGATGGGGTCGCGGGAGGGGTTGGCGTGGCTCGAGTCGCTGCCGGGGGTTGAGGCGCTGTTGATCACGGCTGGTGATGAGGTCCGTTGTACCGGGGGTCTGGCTGCGCGGCTGGGGTGA
- a CDS encoding arginine repressor yields MSQAQDHEQPGANGPAVPQTRTARHRRIVDILNRQPVRSQSQLAKLLADDGLSVTQATLSRDLDELNAVKIRNTDGDLIYAVPSEGGFRTPRAPLGGSAKEDRMRRLSQELLISAEASANLVVLRTPPGAAQFLASAIDQAELHDILGTIAGDDTLLLISRNPTGGQELADHLLRLAQNGH; encoded by the coding sequence ATGAGCCAGGCGCAGGACCACGAGCAGCCGGGGGCGAACGGGCCCGCCGTGCCGCAGACCCGCACCGCACGCCACCGCCGGATCGTGGACATCCTCAACCGGCAGCCGGTGCGGTCGCAGAGCCAGCTGGCGAAGCTGCTCGCCGACGACGGGCTGAGCGTCACACAGGCGACGCTCTCCCGTGACCTGGACGAGCTGAACGCGGTGAAGATCCGCAACACCGACGGCGACCTCATCTACGCGGTGCCGAGCGAGGGCGGTTTCCGCACGCCGCGCGCTCCGCTGGGCGGGTCGGCGAAGGAGGATCGGATGCGGCGGCTGTCGCAGGAGCTGCTGATCTCCGCGGAGGCTTCGGCGAATCTCGTGGTCCTGCGGACCCCTCCGGGGGCTGCGCAGTTCCTGGCGTCGGCGATCGACCAGGCCGAGCTGCACGACATTCTGGGGACGATCGCCGGTGACGACACGTTGCTGTTGATCAGCCGGAACCCGACGGGGGGTCAGGAGCTGGCCGACCACTTGCTGAGGCTGGCGCAGAACGGGCATTGA
- a CDS encoding acetylornithine transaminase encodes MSNQELTARWQGALMNNYGTPRLPLVRGEGTKLWDADGRQYLDFVGGIAVNALGHAHPAVVEAVSRQIASLGHVSNLFVAEPPVALAERLLQLFGRDGKVYFCNSGAEANEGAFKMGRLTGRTHMVATQGGFHGRTMGALALTGQPGKQEPFLPLPGDVTHVPYGDAQALAAAVTQETALVVIEPVQGENGVVVPPAGYLKAARAITAATGALLVLDEVQTGVGRTGHWFEYQAHEGVLPDVVTLAKGLGGGLPLGATVAFGRAAELLQPGHHGTTFGGNPVACAAGLAVLDTIENEGLLQNVKRQSEKLRDGVEGLGHELIDFVRGAGLLLGIVLTEPLAPQVQQAAQDAGLLVNAPAPDVVRLMPPLNIADDEVDAFLRALPGVLDAAADGDGRSGE; translated from the coding sequence GTGAGCAACCAGGAACTGACCGCGCGGTGGCAGGGCGCGCTCATGAACAACTACGGCACCCCGAGGCTCCCGCTCGTCCGCGGTGAGGGCACCAAGCTGTGGGACGCCGACGGCAGGCAGTACCTGGACTTCGTCGGCGGCATCGCGGTCAACGCGCTCGGCCACGCCCACCCGGCCGTCGTCGAGGCCGTGAGCCGGCAGATCGCCTCCCTCGGCCATGTCTCCAACCTGTTCGTCGCCGAGCCGCCGGTCGCGCTCGCCGAACGGCTGCTCCAGCTCTTCGGCCGCGACGGCAAGGTCTACTTCTGCAACTCCGGCGCCGAGGCGAACGAGGGCGCCTTCAAGATGGGCCGGCTCACCGGGCGGACCCACATGGTCGCGACCCAGGGCGGCTTCCACGGCCGCACCATGGGCGCCCTCGCGCTCACCGGTCAGCCCGGCAAGCAGGAACCCTTCCTGCCGCTGCCGGGCGACGTCACGCACGTCCCGTACGGCGACGCTCAGGCACTGGCCGCCGCGGTGACGCAGGAGACGGCCCTCGTCGTCATCGAGCCGGTCCAGGGCGAGAACGGGGTCGTGGTCCCGCCCGCCGGCTACCTCAAGGCCGCCCGGGCCATCACCGCCGCCACCGGCGCACTGCTCGTCCTCGACGAGGTGCAGACCGGCGTCGGCCGGACCGGTCACTGGTTCGAGTACCAGGCCCACGAGGGCGTGCTGCCCGACGTCGTCACCCTCGCCAAGGGCCTCGGCGGCGGACTGCCGCTCGGCGCGACCGTCGCCTTCGGGCGCGCCGCCGAGTTGCTCCAGCCCGGCCACCACGGCACGACCTTCGGCGGCAACCCCGTCGCCTGCGCCGCCGGGCTCGCCGTCCTCGACACCATCGAGAACGAGGGGTTGCTGCAGAACGTCAAGCGGCAGAGCGAGAAGTTGCGGGACGGTGTCGAAGGCCTCGGTCACGAGTTGATCGATTTCGTCCGGGGCGCGGGTCTCCTCCTGGGTATCGTGCTCACCGAGCCGCTCGCGCCCCAGGTGCAGCAGGCGGCTCAGGACGCCGGCCTCCTGGTGAACGCGCCCGCTCCCGATGTCGTACGGCTCATGCCGCCGCTGAACATCGCCGACGACGAGGTGGACGCCTTCCTCCGGGCGCTGCCCGGCGTCCTCGATGCAGCAGCCGACGGGGACGGACGATCCGGGGAATGA
- the argB gene encoding acetylglutamate kinase encodes MSTTRKHTALPKAQILIEALPWLVRHNGKTVVIKFGGNAMVDEDLKAAFAQDVVFLHHAGLKPVVVHGGGPQISAALDQHGIVSEFKAGLRVTTEDAMDVVRMVLAGQVQRELVGLLNQHGPLAVGLTGEDAHTITATKHQPEIDGELVDIGRVGEITAIDTGAIEALLADGRIPVVSSIARSQDDGHVYNVNADTAAAALAAALGAETLMVLTDVEGLYEDWPNSDEVISRLTASELERLLPDLSSGMVPKMEGCLHAVRGGVTTARVIDGRVQHSILLEIFTDEGIGTMVVADEKPEGPGEQGES; translated from the coding sequence ATGAGCACCACTCGCAAACACACCGCCCTGCCCAAGGCCCAGATCCTCATCGAGGCGCTGCCCTGGCTGGTCCGGCACAACGGCAAGACGGTCGTCATCAAGTTCGGCGGCAACGCCATGGTCGACGAGGACCTGAAGGCCGCCTTCGCCCAGGACGTCGTCTTCCTGCACCACGCCGGTCTCAAGCCCGTCGTCGTGCACGGCGGCGGCCCGCAGATCAGCGCCGCCCTCGACCAGCACGGCATCGTCAGCGAGTTCAAGGCGGGCCTGAGGGTGACCACCGAGGACGCCATGGACGTCGTACGGATGGTGCTGGCAGGCCAGGTGCAGCGCGAGCTGGTCGGGCTGCTCAACCAGCACGGCCCGCTCGCCGTCGGCCTGACGGGCGAGGACGCGCACACCATCACCGCCACCAAGCACCAGCCCGAGATCGACGGCGAACTCGTCGACATCGGGCGGGTGGGCGAGATCACCGCGATCGACACGGGCGCGATCGAGGCCCTGCTCGCCGACGGCCGCATCCCGGTCGTCTCGTCGATCGCCCGCTCCCAGGACGACGGACATGTCTACAACGTCAATGCTGATACGGCGGCTGCGGCACTCGCTGCTGCACTGGGCGCCGAAACCCTCATGGTCCTCACGGACGTCGAGGGACTCTACGAGGACTGGCCGAACAGCGACGAGGTGATCAGCCGCCTCACCGCCTCCGAGCTGGAGCGACTGCTGCCGGACCTGTCCTCCGGCATGGTGCCGAAGATGGAGGGCTGCCTGCACGCCGTACGCGGCGGCGTCACCACCGCCCGGGTCATCGACGGGCGGGTCCAGCATTCGATCCTGCTGGAGATCTTCACCGACGAGGGGATCGGCACGATGGTCGTGGCCGACGAGAAGCCCGAGGGACCGGGCGAACAGGGGGAGTCGTGA
- the argJ gene encoding bifunctional glutamate N-acetyltransferase/amino-acid acetyltransferase ArgJ: MSVTAAKGFTAAGIAAGIKENGNPDLALVVNTGPRRAAAGVFTSNRVKAAPVLWSEQVLKSGQVSAVVLNSGGANACTGPKGFQDTHATAEKVAEVLGRGAVEVAVCSTGLIGVLLPMDKLLPGVEKAAASLSEHGGEKAAIAIKTTDTVHKTSVVTKDGWTVGGMAKGAGMLAPGLATMLVVLTTDAALDNDVLDKALRAATRTTFDRVDSDGCMSTNDTVLLLASGAAGVTPEYDEFAEAVRQVCDDLGQQLIRDAEGASKDIKVEVINAATEDDAVEVGRSIARNNLLKCAIHGEDPNWGRVLSAIGTTSAAFEPDRLNVAINGVWVCKNGGVGEDRDKVDMRYREVHIVADLAAGSETATIWTNDLTADYVHENSAYSS; the protein is encoded by the coding sequence GTGAGTGTGACGGCAGCGAAGGGATTCACGGCGGCGGGCATCGCCGCCGGGATCAAGGAGAACGGCAACCCCGACCTGGCCCTGGTGGTCAACACCGGGCCCCGCCGCGCCGCCGCCGGCGTCTTCACCTCCAACCGCGTGAAGGCCGCACCGGTCCTGTGGTCCGAGCAGGTGCTCAAGAGCGGTCAGGTGTCCGCCGTCGTCCTCAACTCCGGCGGCGCCAACGCCTGCACGGGCCCGAAGGGCTTCCAGGACACCCATGCGACGGCCGAGAAGGTCGCCGAGGTCCTCGGGCGGGGCGCCGTCGAGGTCGCCGTCTGCTCGACCGGCCTCATCGGCGTCCTGCTGCCCATGGACAAGCTGCTGCCGGGCGTCGAGAAGGCAGCCGCGTCCCTGAGTGAGCACGGTGGCGAGAAGGCAGCCATCGCCATCAAGACCACCGACACCGTCCACAAGACGTCCGTCGTGACCAAGGACGGCTGGACCGTCGGCGGCATGGCCAAGGGCGCCGGCATGCTCGCCCCCGGCCTCGCCACCATGCTCGTCGTCCTCACCACCGACGCGGCCCTGGACAACGACGTCCTCGACAAGGCCCTGCGGGCGGCCACCCGGACGACCTTCGACCGGGTCGACTCCGACGGCTGCATGTCCACCAACGACACCGTGCTGCTGCTCGCCTCCGGCGCCGCCGGGGTCACCCCGGAGTACGACGAGTTCGCCGAGGCCGTACGGCAGGTCTGCGACGACCTCGGGCAGCAGCTCATCCGGGACGCCGAGGGCGCCAGCAAGGACATCAAGGTCGAGGTGATCAACGCCGCGACCGAGGACGACGCCGTCGAGGTGGGCCGCTCCATCGCCCGCAACAACCTCCTCAAGTGCGCGATCCACGGCGAGGACCCCAACTGGGGCCGGGTGCTGTCGGCGATCGGCACGACGAGCGCCGCCTTCGAGCCCGACCGGCTCAACGTCGCCATCAACGGCGTCTGGGTGTGCAAGAACGGCGGTGTCGGCGAGGACCGCGACAAGGTCGACATGCGCTACCGCGAGGTGCACATCGTGGCCGACCTCGCCGCCGGGTCCGAGACCGCCACCATCTGGACCAACGACCTCACCGCGGACTACGTCCACGAGAACAGCGCGTACTCCTCATGA
- the argC gene encoding N-acetyl-gamma-glutamyl-phosphate reductase — MAVRAAVAGASGYAGGELLRLLLAHPDVEIGALTGNSNAGQRLGALQPHLLPLAGRVLQETTPEVLAGHDVVFLALPHGQSAAVAEELGPDVLVIDMGADFRLTDAAAWERFYGSQHAGTWPYGLPELPGARAALEGSKRVAVPGCYPTAVSLALFPAYAAGLAEPEAVIVAASGTSGAGKAPKPHLLGSEVMGSMSPYGVGGGHRHTPEITQNLSAAAGEPVSVSFTPTLAPMPRGILATCSAKAKDGVTADSLRAAYEKAFADEPFVRLLPEGQWPATASVYGSNAVQVQVAYDAAAGRIIVISAIDNLTKGTAGGAVQSMNIALGLDETTGLTTIGVAP, encoded by the coding sequence ATGGCGGTACGTGCGGCAGTGGCCGGAGCGAGTGGATACGCGGGCGGGGAACTGCTGCGTCTGCTCCTGGCGCACCCCGACGTCGAGATCGGCGCCCTGACCGGCAACTCCAACGCGGGACAGAGGCTCGGTGCGCTCCAGCCGCACCTGCTGCCCCTGGCCGGACGAGTGCTCCAGGAGACCACCCCCGAGGTCCTCGCCGGGCACGACGTCGTGTTCCTCGCACTGCCCCACGGGCAGTCCGCCGCCGTCGCCGAGGAGCTCGGGCCGGACGTGCTGGTGATCGACATGGGGGCCGACTTCCGGCTGACGGACGCCGCCGCCTGGGAGCGGTTCTACGGCTCCCAGCACGCCGGAACCTGGCCCTACGGCCTTCCCGAACTGCCGGGCGCCCGCGCCGCGCTGGAGGGGTCCAAGCGCGTCGCGGTGCCCGGCTGCTACCCCACGGCCGTGTCGCTGGCGCTCTTCCCGGCGTACGCCGCCGGGCTCGCCGAGCCCGAGGCCGTGATCGTCGCCGCGTCCGGCACCTCCGGCGCGGGCAAGGCACCCAAGCCGCACCTGCTGGGCAGCGAGGTCATGGGCTCGATGTCCCCGTACGGCGTCGGCGGCGGGCACCGGCACACCCCCGAGATCACCCAGAACCTCAGCGCGGCCGCCGGCGAGCCGGTCTCCGTCTCCTTCACGCCGACCCTCGCGCCGATGCCCCGCGGCATCCTCGCCACGTGCAGCGCGAAGGCGAAGGACGGGGTCACCGCCGACTCCCTGCGCGCCGCCTACGAGAAGGCCTTCGCCGACGAGCCCTTCGTGCGCCTGCTGCCCGAGGGGCAGTGGCCCGCCACGGCGTCCGTCTACGGTTCGAACGCCGTTCAGGTGCAGGTCGCGTACGACGCGGCCGCCGGACGGATCATCGTGATCAGCGCCATCGACAACCTCACCAAGGGCACCGCCGGCGGTGCCGTCCAGAGCATGAACATCGCCCTGGGGCTCGACGAGACCACCGGACTGACGACGATCGGAGTTGCGCCGTGA
- a CDS encoding DUF6215 domain-containing protein, with product MAEEISAPEKGASAWGQAVAAVVFVGALCVGFWALGETSAESEPKPATCSDGETPGPKGKRVSGAELCEALNRSDLAALLGTPTEIAKTASGGDSSFESAGGKEIATPSAQVEFDTYTVTLSATYDGLPVAGSHALLGNDAEQLKVHGRPAVVYSDRTISISFRLDGSDSESGPGVPARALTVAHDAKDSGGSLDVTLWRADGGVPDDAVLLRVAEKVLPTVPGWDSGR from the coding sequence ATGGCCGAAGAAATCAGCGCGCCCGAGAAAGGTGCGAGCGCGTGGGGGCAGGCGGTCGCGGCAGTGGTCTTCGTGGGGGCGCTCTGCGTCGGCTTCTGGGCACTCGGCGAGACGTCCGCGGAAAGCGAGCCGAAGCCTGCCACGTGCTCGGACGGGGAGACCCCCGGCCCGAAGGGGAAACGCGTCTCGGGAGCGGAGTTGTGCGAGGCGCTGAACCGTTCCGACCTCGCCGCCCTGCTCGGCACGCCGACGGAGATCGCGAAGACCGCCAGCGGCGGCGACAGCTCGTTCGAGTCCGCCGGCGGCAAGGAGATCGCCACGCCCTCGGCGCAGGTCGAGTTCGACACCTACACCGTGACGCTGTCGGCGACCTACGACGGCCTGCCGGTGGCCGGGTCCCACGCGCTGCTGGGGAACGACGCCGAGCAGCTGAAGGTGCACGGCCGGCCGGCCGTCGTCTACTCGGACCGCACCATCAGCATCAGCTTCCGCCTCGACGGGAGCGACAGCGAGAGCGGCCCCGGCGTCCCGGCCCGGGCCCTCACCGTGGCGCATGACGCCAAGGACAGCGGCGGTTCCCTCGACGTGACGCTGTGGCGCGCCGACGGCGGGGTGCCGGACGACGCGGTGCTGCTCCGTGTCGCCGAGAAGGTGCTGCCGACCGTCCCCGGGTGGGACTCCGGCCGGTGA